A portion of the Dissulfuribacter thermophilus genome contains these proteins:
- a CDS encoding PilZ domain-containing protein, which yields MFQTLDGSKASEKGWVWKNEVQYTSNPGLIGRELERLIRDATWVELRTPGYRSAPTIIIDMDNSSITVDKPVDWKEASEVILTYRRKGEPWNFLKAKAKATQEKTLIFSRPYLWAILERREFYRIQCPSGCTIRLYPQKGEPLEGIIKDISLKGVGIEWMPPKGAKLPSLRKHFSSIFLSLRLVNSKDICHLEIRGGEIRRIQRPGRFGPRIYRIGLQLYPDSNQTNQLSSYIRKRELELLRLLNQP from the coding sequence ATGTTTCAGACACTAGATGGTTCAAAGGCCTCAGAAAAGGGATGGGTGTGGAAGAACGAGGTACAGTATACATCCAATCCTGGACTCATAGGCAGGGAACTAGAAAGATTGATACGAGATGCCACCTGGGTTGAATTGAGGACTCCTGGATACAGGTCTGCTCCAACAATAATAATTGACATGGACAACTCATCCATAACAGTGGACAAGCCTGTAGACTGGAAAGAGGCATCGGAGGTCATTTTAACCTATAGGAGAAAGGGTGAACCCTGGAACTTTCTTAAGGCAAAGGCCAAGGCCACTCAGGAAAAGACATTAATATTTAGCAGACCCTATCTATGGGCCATACTGGAACGTAGGGAATTTTATAGAATACAGTGTCCAAGTGGTTGTACAATCAGGTTGTATCCTCAAAAGGGTGAGCCATTGGAAGGCATAATTAAGGATATAAGTCTAAAGGGAGTTGGCATCGAATGGATGCCTCCAAAAGGTGCAAAACTTCCCTCTCTTAGAAAACATTTTTCAAGTATTTTCCTTTCCTTGAGACTTGTAAATTCAAAAGATATCTGTCACCTTGAAATAAGAGGTGGAGAGATAAGAAGGATCCAGCGGCCTGGGAGATTTGGGCCACGGATTTACCGAATTGGGCTACAACTTTACCCTGACTCAAACCAGACAAATCAATTGTCTTCATATATAAGAAAGAGAGAGCTAGAGCTTTTGAGGCTTCTGAACCAGCCATGA
- a CDS encoding glucose-1-phosphate adenylyltransferase family protein, whose amino-acid sequence MDNILALILAGGRVDELGVLTHLRPKSTMPFGGLYRIIDFPLSNLMNSGIERVGVLCQYRASSLVEHIGNGSSWDMVGRNRGVTLLPPFQALRASDWYKGTADAVYQNIDFIESIKPEMVLILSGDHIYRMDYRDMISFHLEMGAEITCAFVDREADGPSRFGEAKIEDSHPKGGRILGYEEKPKTHYSNWASMTVYLFNTQVLLELLQENVRDSSHEFGKDIMPKLVGRRRFFGYFFRGYWAYSRTLEEYWQANMDLLGQEPKIDLDRWNIRTNLDHEAIRDRGPASFGRHAQVTDSRIYNGVRVDGIVRRSILFPGVVVGKGAVIEDSILFFDTQIAPEARVYRTITDIGVTVGRGSIIGKKDGLITTIGAGATISKDQVVPDGTEIGPAPGMRI is encoded by the coding sequence ATGGATAATATTTTAGCCCTGATACTTGCAGGCGGAAGAGTGGACGAGCTAGGAGTACTTACTCACCTAAGGCCTAAATCCACCATGCCCTTTGGCGGACTTTACAGGATTATTGATTTTCCACTAAGCAATCTAATGAACTCTGGAATTGAAAGGGTAGGGGTCCTCTGTCAATACAGGGCCTCGTCCCTGGTGGAACATATCGGTAATGGATCTTCATGGGATATGGTAGGAAGAAATCGCGGGGTAACGCTCCTTCCCCCGTTTCAGGCCCTCCGTGCATCGGATTGGTATAAAGGTACTGCGGATGCAGTATATCAAAATATTGATTTTATAGAATCTATTAAACCTGAAATGGTCTTGATTTTGTCCGGAGATCACATTTATCGAATGGATTACCGTGACATGATATCATTCCACCTAGAGATGGGAGCAGAAATTACCTGTGCCTTTGTGGACAGAGAGGCTGATGGGCCCTCAAGGTTTGGAGAGGCTAAAATAGAAGATTCGCACCCAAAAGGGGGAAGGATACTTGGCTACGAAGAAAAACCGAAAACACACTACTCTAACTGGGCGTCAATGACTGTATATCTCTTTAACACCCAAGTTCTCTTGGAGCTTCTACAGGAAAATGTTAGAGACTCATCTCATGAGTTTGGAAAGGATATAATGCCCAAGTTAGTTGGTAGAAGGAGATTTTTCGGCTATTTTTTCCGTGGTTACTGGGCATATTCGAGGACTCTTGAAGAGTATTGGCAGGCCAATATGGATTTACTTGGCCAAGAACCAAAAATCGACTTGGATCGCTGGAATATTAGGACAAATTTGGATCATGAGGCCATACGAGACAGGGGTCCTGCAAGTTTTGGTAGGCATGCTCAGGTTACAGACTCTAGGATTTATAATGGTGTGAGGGTTGACGGGATTGTAAGGCGTTCAATACTCTTTCCAGGTGTCGTAGTGGGAAAAGGTGCTGTGATCGAAGATTCTATACTCTTTTTTGATACGCAAATAGCCCCTGAGGCCAGAGTCTATAGAACCATTACGGACATAGGAGTGACTGTTGGAAGAGGTTCCATCATCGGGAAAAAAGATGGACTCATTACTACAATCGGTGCAGGTGCCACTATATCAAAAGACCAGGTAGTCCCGGATGGAACTGAAATTGGGCCTGCTCCTGGGATGCGTATATAA
- a CDS encoding FmdB family zinc ribbon protein yields MPIYEYRCHECSRISSHLVLNVKEFEPFCSHCGSKSVKKLISRVRVRLSEETRLERLMDPTMLGGLDESDPKTMAKWMKKMGSLAGDDLGEDFDQMVDEAVEEAASGDQKTEETD; encoded by the coding sequence ATGCCTATCTATGAATACAGGTGCCATGAGTGTAGTAGAATCTCTTCTCACCTGGTGCTTAATGTCAAAGAATTTGAACCATTTTGCTCCCATTGTGGAAGTAAGTCCGTAAAAAAACTCATATCAAGGGTGAGGGTTCGCCTCTCTGAGGAGACAAGATTAGAGAGGCTCATGGATCCAACAATGCTCGGGGGGTTAGACGAAAGTGATCCAAAGACTATGGCCAAATGGATGAAGAAGATGGGAAGTCTTGCAGGAGATGATCTAGGAGAGGATTTCGATCAGATGGTAGATGAAGCAGTTGAAGAGGCAGCCTCAGGAGATCAAAAAACAGAGGAAACAGACTAG
- a CDS encoding DHH family phosphoesterase encodes MATENGKKGANASKNGRNDIICCVKALKRLSNKERFRSFCQLFSREDRVLIVIVADPDSMASAMALKRILSRRVREIVIAHPNNIKRVNNLAMRDLLKIPLVRLKNVKAEEFTKRIIVDSQPSHHPDFQKIEFDVVIDHHPLTTGWNARFIDVRPEYGAVSSMMTEYLKAAGIKPSVALSTGLFYGIKVDTQNFTVKCSYSDVLCFQYLFKRINQNLLNKIETADIRRSELKYFKIAFENMKIRKNRIYAHLGRVGNPDILVVVADFLTHVHEIGWVIISGQYGEKLIVIFRSDGYKKDAGKLAQKVFGKVGSAGGHRQSARAEVPFKNLPDIDPSTFDTKGLQKFFKSVLK; translated from the coding sequence ATGGCTACAGAAAATGGTAAAAAGGGTGCTAATGCCAGTAAAAACGGTCGTAATGATATAATATGTTGTGTTAAGGCCCTAAAAAGGCTCTCCAATAAAGAGCGTTTTCGTTCCTTTTGCCAACTTTTTTCAAGGGAAGATAGGGTTCTCATAGTTATAGTTGCTGATCCAGACTCCATGGCAAGTGCCATGGCACTCAAGAGAATTTTGAGTCGTAGGGTTCGGGAAATAGTTATAGCTCACCCCAATAACATTAAACGTGTTAATAATCTTGCTATGAGAGACCTTTTGAAGATCCCTCTAGTGCGACTGAAGAATGTAAAGGCAGAGGAGTTTACCAAGAGGATCATTGTGGATTCTCAGCCTTCCCATCACCCAGACTTCCAAAAGATTGAATTCGATGTGGTCATTGATCACCATCCCCTCACCACCGGGTGGAATGCACGATTTATCGACGTTCGACCTGAGTACGGTGCTGTTTCATCAATGATGACGGAATATCTTAAAGCTGCTGGAATCAAGCCCTCTGTTGCGCTATCCACTGGTCTTTTTTATGGAATAAAAGTGGATACCCAAAATTTCACTGTTAAGTGCTCCTATTCAGATGTATTGTGTTTTCAGTATCTTTTTAAACGTATAAATCAAAATCTTCTAAACAAAATAGAGACTGCCGATATCAGAAGATCTGAGCTGAAATATTTTAAGATTGCCTTTGAAAACATGAAAATTCGTAAAAATCGAATTTATGCCCACTTAGGGAGAGTTGGAAATCCGGATATCCTCGTTGTGGTGGCTGATTTTCTCACCCATGTCCATGAGATTGGATGGGTCATCATCTCCGGTCAATATGGAGAGAAACTAATTGTTATATTTCGTTCCGATGGTTATAAAAAAGATGCGGGCAAACTGGCCCAAAAGGTTTTCGGAAAAGTGGGTTCAGCTGGAGGACATAGACAAAGCGCAAGGGCAGAGGTGCCCTTCAAAAATCTCCCAGACATTGATCCCTCTACCTTTGACACTAAAGGGCTTCAGAAATTTTTTAAGAGCGTTTTGAAATAG
- a CDS encoding histone deacetylase family protein, whose protein sequence is MKKIGIVRDNRYMDHIPGPSHVESPERLKAIYQAIDECFVHDELINIEPRQANFEELNWNHYANYIKSIEATQNRQDFTTLDPDTIACPESFSVATLAVGGVFAAIDAIMTGKVEAGFCLIRPPGHHAEPDRAMGFCLFNNIALGAYYCQKVHSLDRCMIVDFDLHHGNGTQRSFYSQKNVLYFSTHQYPYYPGTGAHTEVGSGSAKGFTVNCPLPAGCGDQDYAAIFKLLLDPICSSFKPDIILVSAGFDIFWQDPLGGMNVTEKGFSAISRALITMAETTCNGRLLFVLEGGYSMDGLKTGVISILRQLVSRKEDDSVIKDATKFLEEAQPFAARQSLEKAIGVQKSYWDL, encoded by the coding sequence ATGAAAAAGATTGGAATTGTGAGAGACAACCGTTACATGGACCACATACCAGGACCATCTCATGTGGAGAGCCCTGAAAGATTAAAGGCGATTTACCAGGCCATAGATGAATGCTTTGTCCATGATGAACTCATAAATATCGAACCTCGACAGGCCAATTTTGAAGAGCTCAATTGGAATCACTATGCCAATTATATTAAATCAATAGAGGCTACTCAAAATAGACAGGATTTTACTACCTTGGATCCAGATACAATCGCCTGCCCGGAAAGTTTTTCTGTAGCAACCCTTGCAGTGGGAGGAGTATTTGCGGCCATTGATGCCATCATGACTGGAAAGGTAGAGGCTGGATTTTGTCTGATCAGGCCACCAGGGCACCATGCAGAGCCTGACAGGGCAATGGGATTTTGTCTTTTCAACAACATTGCCCTTGGAGCCTATTACTGTCAAAAGGTCCACTCACTCGATCGTTGCATGATAGTTGATTTTGATCTTCATCACGGCAACGGGACTCAAAGGAGTTTCTATTCTCAAAAAAATGTACTCTATTTTTCTACCCACCAATATCCTTACTATCCAGGCACAGGTGCTCATACTGAAGTGGGTTCCGGCAGTGCAAAGGGTTTTACTGTCAACTGTCCACTTCCAGCAGGCTGTGGAGACCAAGACTATGCCGCCATCTTTAAATTACTACTAGATCCCATTTGCTCATCATTCAAACCAGATATCATATTAGTATCCGCTGGATTCGATATATTTTGGCAGGACCCACTGGGGGGCATGAATGTAACAGAAAAGGGATTTTCCGCAATCTCTAGAGCTCTCATCACTATGGCTGAAACCACATGCAATGGAAGGCTCCTCTTTGTATTAGAAGGTGGCTACAGCATGGATGGTCTAAAAACTGGTGTAATATCAATATTGAGGCAACTTGTTTCCAGAAAAGAGGATGACAGTGTAATTAAAGATGCAACGAAATTCCTTGAAGAGGCACAACCATTTGCAGCCAGACAATCCTTAGAAAAGGCCATTGGGGTGCAAAAAAGCTATTGGGACCTTTGA